A segment of the Chloroflexota bacterium genome:
CGACGGCGGCCAGCTGCGCGGACTCATCACGGTCAAGGACATCGCCAAACGCGAGGAGTTTCCCGGCGCGGTCTATGACGCGTCCGGACGATTGGTGGTGGCCGGCGCGATCGGCACTCACAAGGAAGGCTTGCCGCGCGCCCGCGAGTTGGTGGCGGCGGGGGCCGACGCCGTGGTCGTGGACTCCGCGCACGGACACCACAGCGCCGTCATCGACACGGTGCGCCGCGTCAAGGAGGCGCTGGACGTGGACGTCATCGCGGGCAACGTGGCAACCGCGGCGGGCGCCAGCGCGCTGATCCAGGCAGGCGCCGACTGCGTCAAGGTCGGCATCGGCCCCGCGGCCATCTGCACCACGCGCATCGTGGCGGGTGTTGGCGTACCCCAGCTCACGGCCATTTCCGACTGCCTCGGTCCGTGCAGCGAGCACGGCGTGCCGCTCATCGCCGATGGCGGGGTGCGCTATTCGGGCGACATTGCCAAGGCGATTGGCGCGGGAGCGGCCGCGGCCATGATCGGCAACATGTTCGCCGGCACGGACGACAGCCCGGGCGAGATCGTCTACCGCCAGGGCGAGCGGTTCAAGGAATACCGCGGCATGGGCTCGATCGGCGCCATGATGGAGCGCGCGGGTTCGTCTCGCGACCGGTACGGTCAGCACCAGGTCCATGACGCCGCCAAGCTGGTCGCCGAAGGCGTGGAAGCCCAGACGCCCTACCGGGGTCCCACGGTGAACATGATCAATCAGCTTGTTGGCGGCCTCCGATCGGCTATGGGATACGTCGGCGCGGCCGACATCCGGGAGTTGCAGACCAAGGGCCGATTCGTCCGTGCTTCCCGTGCCAGCGTCGATGAAGGGCACCCCCACGATGTCGTGCTCATCAAAGAGGCGCCCAACTACCACGCGCCGCGCTAGCCGGCGCGCTCGCGCACGGGATCGACACCTGAGGCACGCCGCGCCGGCACGGGGCCGCTGCGCGCGCCGCTTCGGCACGCGTCGATGAGCTTGATCCTGGGCGTGGACACGGGCGGAACGTTCACCGACGCCGTCCTGCTCGACGCGGAATCCGGTTCGGTCAAGGCCGCGCACAAGGCGCTCACCACCCACGACAACCTCGCCGTCGGGATCGAGGCCGCGCTGGATGGATTGCCCACCAGTGTCTGGCCGCACGTGCATCGAGCGGCCCTGTCCACCACGCTGGCGACCAATGCCGCGTTGGAGGGCTTGGGCAGCCGCGTCGGCTGCATCCTCATCGGATACGACCCCGGCGTGATGCGGCACTACCGCCTGGACCGCCATATTCGCGCCTCCGCGGTTGCGCACGTGGAAGGACGCCACGACATCTTCGGCGAGGAGGTGACGCCGCTCGACGAGGACGGTTTGCGCGACGCGGTGGAGCGCCTGGCGCCCGAAGTCGAGGCGCTGGCCGTTACCAGCTACCTGGCCCCCCGCAATCCCGATCACGAGCAGCGCGCGGTGCGTGTGGCGCGCGAGCTCACCAGCCTGCCAGTCGTGGCCGGCGGCGCCCTCAGCGCACAGCTCAACTCCATTCGCCGCGGCACGACGGCAACGCTCAACGCCAAGCTGCTGGCCGTGACCAGCGAACTGCTCCGCACGCTGGAGCACGCGGTCGGGCGGCGCGGCGTGAGCCCCGCGCCAATGGTCGTGCGTGGCGACGCCACCCTGATGTCGCTGCACCTGGCGCGCGAACGCCCCATCGACACCCTATTTTCCGGTCCCGCCGCCAGTGCCGTCGGCGGCGCGCGTCTTGCCGGCATCGACCAGGCGGTCGTGGTTGACATGGGCGGCACGTCCACCGACGTTGGAATCCTCGACGGCGGGCGCCCGACCCTCAGCAAGCGGGGAGCACTGCTCGCCGGCTGGCGCACGGCCGTGCGCGCGGCCGCCGTGCGCTCGGCAGCGATCGGCGGCGACAGCCGCGTGCGGGCCGACCCACTCGATCTCGTCATCGGCCCCGAGCGCGTCGTGCCGCTGTCACGCGCCGCCGGCGAGTCGCCCGAAGTCCGCAACCGCCTGGCTGAGCTTGACGCGCAACGCCATTCGCATCGGCTGGTCCCGGTGTGGGAGTTCTTTACCCTGGGCCGACCTCGCGCCGACGAGGTGGTATCGACCGGCGAGCAGCGCGTGCTGGAGGCGCTCGAGCAGGGTCCGCTTGACGTGCTCACGCTCGCCAAGCAGGCTGGCGCCGCCGACGCCCGCCTGCTCCCCATCGACGGCTTGATTGCACGCCGGCTGGTCACACGCATCGGGCTCACGCCAACCGACCTGCTGCACGTGCGCGGCGAGTACACCGAGTTCGATGTCGAGGCGGCGACCCTCGCCAGCCGCATTGCCGCACGCGAGAGCCGCACCGAGCAAGACGCGTTTGTGGCCCGCGCCCACGAAGCCGTGGTTCGCTCGCTGTGCGTGGCCACCCTGCGCCGCGCCATCGCCTCGGGGCGGCCCGATCTCGCCGAGTCAGACGAGAAGCTGGGCGCGTACTTGCTCGATGCCAGCGCGTCGCCGTCCAGCCGCGTCGGGCCGCTGGACGTTGGATTGGGCCTCACGCTGCCGCTGATCGCGCTCGGCGCCGCGGGAGCCGCCTGGCTTCCCCAGGTGGCCAGCCGTCTTCGCACCGAGGTCGTCGTTCCCAATCACGCGGCCGTCGCGAGCGCGGTTGGCGCCGCGTCAACCCGCATCGCGCAAGAGATCGAAGTGCTGCTGCGGCCCCAGTACTTGCGCCGCGGCGGTGTGATCGACTACGCCGTCCATAGCCCCGAGGGACGCGCAATGTTCGCCTCGGAGTCCCAGGCCCGCGAGCATGCGCTCGCCATCGGCCCCCGCCTGGCCGCGGAGGCCGCGACCGCAGCCGGCGCGCCGTCTCTCACTGTTGACGTCGATGAACATACCTGGAGTCTCGACCAGGACGACCCCGAAGCGCCGGCCCAGCTCATGGAAACCCGCTTCCGGTTCACAGCCACGGAGGCTGGCGCCGCCTAGCCAACCTCAATCGGCCCGCTCGCCTATAATTGACGCTGTCACCGCGCAGCGCACCATGCCAGCCCGGCTGCGGCTTTGGGGGAGGCGAACGAAGCCTATGGCGACCAAGTTCTTGACCGAGGAAGGACGTCTGCGCCTTGAAGCCGAGCTTCACGAGTTGAAGACGGTGAAACGCCCGGAAATCATCCGGCGCATCCACGAGGCCAAGGAATTCGGCGAACTGAGCGAGGGTAACGAGCCGGACGAAGTCAAGAACGATCAGGCGTTCACCGAAGGCCGCATCATGATGCTGGAGCGGCTGCTGCGCGACGCCATCATCGTCAGCGAGCATTCGTCCGACACTGTCAGCATCGGCGCGACTGTCAGCGTCCGTGATGACGGAGCGGGCCAGCGTGAGTTCACCATCGTCGGGACCGAGGAAATCGACCTCGCCACCGGCAAGATTTCGAACGAATCGCCGCTGGGCATCGCACTTGTCGGGCGCAAGGTCGGCGAGCATGTGACCGTGGAGACGCCCGCAGGCACGCGCGCCTACGAGATCACAGGAATCACCTGATCGCGGAGCCAGCGCCGGGCGACCGCCTCTACGAGGCGCGGCTCGCCAAGCTGAACCGCATGGCCGAGGCGGGCGATCCGGTGTTTCCCTCCCGCGTGCCACGCTCGCACCGCGCGGCCGACGCGCGCTCGCTGGTCGACGATCCAAGCAGCCCCGAGGTCGACGTCGCCGGGCGCGTGATGTCGCTGCGGCGAATGGGCAAGACGAGCTTTGCCGCGGTGCGCGACGGCTCGGGTGAGCTCCAGCTCTTCCTGAACGCCGGCGAGCTGGGCGCGGACGTCTATCGGCACATCCTCGACGTGCTCGACGTGGGCGACATCGTGTCGGCCGGCGGACCGATGTTTCGCACGCGCGCCGGCGAGCCGTCGGTGCGCGTGCAGCGGCTGACGGTCGCCGTGAAGGCCCTCCGGCCCCTGCCCGAGAAGTGGCGCGGCCTGCAGGACCCGGAATCGCGGTACCGCCAGCGCTATCTCGACGTCATTGCCAACCAGGACGTGCGCGAGCGATTCGAGGCGCGGACGAGGATCGTCAGCACGATTCGCGGCGTGCTCGACGCGCAGGGGTAT
Coding sequences within it:
- the guaB gene encoding IMP dehydrogenase, whose product is MGNRTIVEGLTFDDVLLVPGRSEVLPTDVSTRTRITPRITLNVPLVSAAMDTVTEARMAITLARAGGIGVIHRNLGPEDQALEVDKVKRSQSGMIVDPITLPPTATVGEANEVMARYRISGVPITDSRGQLVGILTNRDLRFCRDDTMQVADLMTTERLVTAPVGTTLEQAEKLLHQHRIEKLPVVDDGGQLRGLITVKDIAKREEFPGAVYDASGRLVVAGAIGTHKEGLPRARELVAAGADAVVVDSAHGHHSAVIDTVRRVKEALDVDVIAGNVATAAGASALIQAGADCVKVGIGPAAICTTRIVAGVGVPQLTAISDCLGPCSEHGVPLIADGGVRYSGDIAKAIGAGAAAAMIGNMFAGTDDSPGEIVYRQGERFKEYRGMGSIGAMMERAGSSRDRYGQHQVHDAAKLVAEGVEAQTPYRGPTVNMINQLVGGLRSAMGYVGAADIRELQTKGRFVRASRASVDEGHPHDVVLIKEAPNYHAPR
- the greA gene encoding transcription elongation factor GreA yields the protein MATKFLTEEGRLRLEAELHELKTVKRPEIIRRIHEAKEFGELSEGNEPDEVKNDQAFTEGRIMMLERLLRDAIIVSEHSSDTVSIGATVSVRDDGAGQREFTIVGTEEIDLATGKISNESPLGIALVGRKVGEHVTVETPAGTRAYEITGIT
- a CDS encoding hydantoinase/oxoprolinase family protein, with amino-acid sequence MSLILGVDTGGTFTDAVLLDAESGSVKAAHKALTTHDNLAVGIEAALDGLPTSVWPHVHRAALSTTLATNAALEGLGSRVGCILIGYDPGVMRHYRLDRHIRASAVAHVEGRHDIFGEEVTPLDEDGLRDAVERLAPEVEALAVTSYLAPRNPDHEQRAVRVARELTSLPVVAGGALSAQLNSIRRGTTATLNAKLLAVTSELLRTLEHAVGRRGVSPAPMVVRGDATLMSLHLARERPIDTLFSGPAASAVGGARLAGIDQAVVVDMGGTSTDVGILDGGRPTLSKRGALLAGWRTAVRAAAVRSAAIGGDSRVRADPLDLVIGPERVVPLSRAAGESPEVRNRLAELDAQRHSHRLVPVWEFFTLGRPRADEVVSTGEQRVLEALEQGPLDVLTLAKQAGAADARLLPIDGLIARRLVTRIGLTPTDLLHVRGEYTEFDVEAATLASRIAARESRTEQDAFVARAHEAVVRSLCVATLRRAIASGRPDLAESDEKLGAYLLDASASPSSRVGPLDVGLGLTLPLIALGAAGAAWLPQVASRLRTEVVVPNHAAVASAVGAASTRIAQEIEVLLRPQYLRRGGVIDYAVHSPEGRAMFASESQAREHALAIGPRLAAEAATAAGAPSLTVDVDEHTWSLDQDDPEAPAQLMETRFRFTATEAGAA